A window of Oncorhynchus masou masou isolate Uvic2021 chromosome 19, UVic_Omas_1.1, whole genome shotgun sequence genomic DNA:
GAGCTGTTAGGGGGAGAGCTGGGGGGAGAGCTGTTGGGGGGAGAGCTGTTGGGGGGAGAGCTGTTGGGGGGAGAGCTGTTGGGGGGAGCTGTTGGGGGGAGAGCTGTTGGGGGGGAAGAGCTGTTGGGGGGGGAAGAGCTGTTGGGGGGAAGAGCTGTTGTTGGGGGGGAGCTGTTGGTGGGGAAGAGCTGTTGGGGGGAGAGCTGTTGGTGGGGGAGCTGTTGGTGGGGGGAGCTGTTGGTGGGGGGAGCTGTTGGTGGGGAGAGCTGTTGGGGGGGAGAGCTGGTGGGGGAGAGCTGTTGGGGGGGAGAGCTGTTGGTGGGGAGAGCTGTTGGTGGGGGAGAGCTGTTGGTGGGGGGAGCTGttggggggggagctgttggtgGGGGGGAGCTGTTGGTGGGGGGAGCTGTTGGGGGGAGAGCTGTTGGTGGGGGAGAGCTGTTGGTGGGGGAGAGCTGTTGGGGGGGAGAGCTGttggggggggagctgttgggaAGGGGGGAGAGCTGTTGGGGGGGAGAGCTGTTGGGGGGGAGAGCTGTGGGGGGGGAAGCTGTTGGTGGGGGAGCTGttggggggggagctgttggggGGGAAGAGCTGTTGGGGGAGAGCTGTtgggggggggagctgttggggGAGAGCTGTTGGTGGGGGGAGCTGTTGGGGGAAGAGCTGTTGGGGGGGGAAGAGCTGTTGGTGGGGGGAGAGCTGTTGGTGGGGGGAGAGCTGTTGGTGGGGGAAGCTGTTGGTGGGGGGAGAGCTGTTGGGGGGAGTGCTGTTGGTGGGGGGAGAGCTGTTGGGGGAGAGCTGTTCTTGGGGGAGAGCTGTTGGTGGGGAAAGCTGTTGGGGGGGAAGAGCTGTTGGTGGGGGAGAGCTGTTGGGGGGAGAAAGCTGTtgggggggggagctgttggggGAAGAGCTGTTGGGGGGAAGAGCTGTTGGGGAGTGCTGTTGGTGGGGGAGAGCTGTTGGTGGGGGAGAGCTGTTGGGGGGAGAGCTGTTGGTGGCTGTTGGGGGGGAGCTGTTGGTGGGGGGAGCTGTTGGTGGGCTGGGAGCTGTTGGTGGGGGGAGCTGTTGGTGGGGGGAGCTGTTGGTGGGGGGAGCTGTTGgtggggggggagctgttggtgGGGGGAGCTGTTGGGGGGAAGAGCTGTTGGGGGGAAGAGCTGTTGGGGGGGAGAGCTGTTGGGGGGAAGAGCTGTTGGGGGGGAGAGCTGTTGGGGGGAAGAGCTGTTGGGGGGGGAGTGCTGTTGGTGGGGGGAGTGCTGTTGGTGGGGAGAGCTGTTGGTGGGGGAGAGCTGTTGGTGGTGGGGGAGAGCTGTTGGGGGGAGCTGTTGGTGGGAGAGCTGTTGGTGGGGGAGAGCTGTTGGTGGGGAGAGCTGTTGGTGGGGGGAGCTGTTGGTGGGGAGAGCTGTTGGGGGGAGAGCTGTTGGGGGGGAGAGCTGTTGGGGGAGAGCTGTTGGTGGGGAGAGCTGTTGGTGGGGAGAGCTGTTGGTGGGGAGCTGTTGGTGGGGAGAGCTGTTGGTGGGGAGAGCTGTTGGTGGGGGAGAGCTGTTGGTGGGGGGAGAGCTGTTGGTGGGGGGAGAGCTGTTGGTGGGGGAGAGCTGTTGGTGGGGGGAGAGCTGTTGGTGGGGGGGAGAGCTGTTGGTGGGGGAGAGCTGTTGGTGGGGGGCTGTTGGTGGGGGGAGAGCTGGTGGGGGGAGCTGGAGGACTGGAGCTGTTGGGAAGCACTGGTGGGGACTGATCCAATATCCACATCAGCATGTAGAACTCCCAAGTGGTATGACAGTATGGAAACTACTGCAGCCAGTCTTTTCTTCCTCAATTAACAAATCCCTCTCTCCCATTGGTCAATCTCACCTGTAGAACCTCTGTCGGACCCACCCCCTTCCTCTACTCTCGGCCAATTTGGTGTGGACTTGCCGCTAGCCCCTCCTTCTCCCACCACCTGCCGCTCCGTAGATAAAGGAGAGTGTTGTCTGCGTTCTCCGAACCTAGaacgaacacacacagagagagagagagagagagagagagagagagaaagaaagagggacagagagacaaagagacagagagagagaaggaaaaacagccaCACAAAATCTCAGCAAGTTGTGGTCAAGCGCATTGAAAGTCCATTTCATTTAGCGAACATCAAGTCGCCCACAGAACAGCAGACATGCTGTTTCCCATCCACTACAACATGTGTTAGCCATAGATGCCATAGATGCCATAGATGCCATAGATGCCATAGATGCCATAGATGCCATAGATGCAGGAGTAGAAAGAAAAATAAGGAAATAAATGGAGAGTAAATTGAAAAGCTGGTTGTGGGCGGAAGCTGCTTCCGTTGCACGGACTGAGTCATGGGATATGTATCAAAGagtacactattccctatatagcgcactaatGGTGTCGGGCACTAATggtgtagggcactatatagtctgtgtgtgtgtgtgtgtgtgtcctttacttaatgggggagatcaagctgatcctaactgatataggcctatttctattttgccctgtttatcaaaagtgttggaaaaacttgtcaataatcaactgactggctttcttgatgtctatagtattctctctggtttgcaatctggtttccgctcaggttatggatgtgtcactgcaaccttaaaggtcctcagtGATGTCACCATtgtccttgattctaagcaatgttgtgctgctatttttattgacttggccaaagcttttgatacgatAGACCTTTCCATTCCTGTGGCCGGcgaaggagtattggtgtctctgaggggtctttggcctggtttgctaactatctctCACAAaaagtgcagtgtataaagtcagaacatctgctgtctcagccactgcctgtcaccaagggagtacctcaaggctcgatcctaggccccacgctcttctcagtttacatcaacaacatagcttaggcagtaggaagctctcccATCAAtgtatatgcagatgatagtcttatactcagTTAGCCCCTCCCTGGATTCTGTGTTAAATGCTCAACCACAAAGCTTTCTtaatgtccaacaagctttctctacccttaaccttgttccgaacacctccaaaacaaaggtcatgtggtttggtaagaagaatgcccctctccccacaggtgtgattactacctctgagggtttagagcttgaggtagtcacctcatacaagtacttgggaggatggctagacggtacactgtctttctctcagcacatggtttcctctattgtaatcgctcctctttcaccccagctgccaaactaaccctgattcagaggaccatcctacccatgctagagtatggagacgtaatttatagatcggcaggtaagggtgctctcgagcagctcgatgttctttaccattcggccatcagatttgccaccaatgctccttataggacacatcactgcactttatactcctctgtaaactggtcatctctgtatgcCCGTTAcaaagacccactggttgatgctcatTTATAAAATCCTCTatggcctcactcccccctatccgAGATatatactgcagccctcatcctccacatacaacacccgttctgccagtcacattctgttaaaggtccacaaagcacacacatccctgggtcgctcctcttttcagttcgctgcagctagcgactgcaacaaacactcaaactggacagttttatctcaagctcttcattcaaagacctaatcatggacactcttactgacaattgtggctgctttgcgtgatgtattgttgtctctaccttcttgcctgttgtctgtgaccaataatgtttgtaccatgttgtgctgctaccatgttgtgttgtcatgtgttgctgccttgctatgttgttgtcttctctttatgtcgtgatgtgtgttttgtcctatatttatgttatttatttttaaacatttaatccaggcccccgtcccctcaggaggccttttggtaggccgttatttgaaataagaatttgttcttaaccaacttgtctagttaaataaagttaaataagAAAAAGTGAGAGATAAAAAAAAAGAGTGCTAAGTGGTTGCCGGGTGCTAAGTGGTTGCCGGGTGCTAAGTGGTGGCCGGGTGCTAAGTGGTGGCCGGGTGCTAAGTGGTGGCCGGGTGCTAAGTGGTTGCCGGGTGCTAAGTGGTTGCCGGGTGCTAACACCTTCCAAACACTTCCTTAACACTTACATAAAGGGTTATCTTCAACATGCTACAGGTGACCAACACTCTCCCCATCTCTTACCCTTAACACCCGGCAACCACTGAACCCGGCAACCACTGAACACCCGGCAACCACTGAACACCCGGCAACCACTTAAGGAAGTGGTCTCTTACCCCTCAGGCATAGACTTCTGAGTCCTCCAGTGCTGTGAGGTGTCAGTGGAGCAGGAGAGGTTGGAGGGGGAAGACCGGTTGTGAGGAGAACGGCCCAGAGCCAGAGAGGAGGTTACGGCATAGTTCTCACTGCCTGGAGACATTCTGGAGGGGGGTGAGCAGAGAAGAAGCattaccctcctctccctccctccctccctccctcctctcccctcccctcccttctcctcctccctcccttctcccctcccttctccccttccctccctgccctcccttctcctctcctctcccctccctccccttctcctctccctccctgcccttctcctctcccctccctccctccctccctcccttcccttctcctctcccctccctccctccccttctcctccctctccctccctccctccctccctccccttctcctctcctctccctccctgcccttctcctctccccctccccttcttcctccactccccctccctccctcccttctcctctctcctctccaccctctcctctccccttctcccctcccccctcctctcctctcccctctcccctccctccctctcctcctccccttctcctctccactctctcccccccctccccccctctcctctccccccccctctccctctcccctccctccccctctctccctccccccccccctccctccctccctccctccccttctctccactcactccctccctccccttctctctctccctccctccctcccttctcctctccctccctccctcctctcttctcctgtcccctccctccccttctcctccctcccttttccctccctccctcctccctccctccctttctcctctccctccctccccctccccttctccactcctccctcccttttccctc
This region includes:
- the LOC135505663 gene encoding uncharacterized protein LOC135505663 codes for the protein MLMWILDQSPPLSPHQQLSPTNSSPPTNSSPPTNSSPPPTALPTNSSPHQQLPTNSSPHQQLSPPTALPQQLSPPTALPPTALPTNSSPHQQLSPPTALPHQQLSHQQLPPTALPHHQQLSPTNSSPHQQHSPHQQHSPPNSSSPQQLSPPTALPPNSSPPQQLFPPTALPPNSSPHQQLPPHQQLPPPTAPPTNSSPHQQLPAHQQLPPPTAPPQQPPTALPPTALPHQQLSPTNSTPQQLFPPTALPPTAPPPNSFLPPTALPHQQLFPPNSFPHQQLSPKNSSPPTALPPPTALPPTALPPPTASPTNSSPPTNSSPPTNSSSPPNSSSPNSSPHQQLSPNSSPPQQLSPNSSSPPTAPPPTAPPPTASPPTALPPNSSPPQQLSPLPNSSPPNSSPPQQLSPTNSSPPPTALPPTAPPTNSSPPPTAPPPTAPPTNSSPPPTALPTNSSPPQQLSPTSSPPQQLSPPTAPPTNSSPHQQLPHQQLSPQQLFPTNSSPPTTALPPNSSSPPNSSSPPTALPPTAPPNSSPPNSSPPNSSPPNSSPPSSPPNSSPTNSSPPPTALPPPTALPPTALPPQQLSSPPTALPHQQLSPPTALPHQQLSPQQLSPTNSSPPTTNSSPPPTALPHQQLSTNSSPPTAPPNSSPHQQLSPTNSSPHQQLSPTNSSPHQQLSPNSSPPPTALPHQQLPPPTAPPTNSSPPTNSSPPPTAPPTNSSPPNSSPPNSSPPTNSSPQQLSPTNSSPQQLFPTNSSSPQQLPPNSSPHQQLSPNSSSPHQQLFPTNSSSPQQLSPNSSKALPPQQLSPHLQNIDSPHQQLP